In Archangium violaceum, the following are encoded in one genomic region:
- a CDS encoding GNAT family N-acetyltransferase — protein MSETKPPSRKKKGDLEVRVRRIHRRDLNRTWEFLKLVFRDVNRETVEYQRPRSKRRFLEVYTSEWIEQLLYEVNGEIVGYSECAFEATGDDNWVNPRWFEKRGMRPLFVEELAVHPDYQGRGVGSFIMEQLQHLARTRGCTHLVLEVAENNESALSWYRTRNFYKLDAAIFLAQKVPGEPDLLPPRRIKPRPTHPTGGAPTTGLMPEEVSGPALLGKKPRAPRAASGGARKKAAAPAEKAPAPEPEE, from the coding sequence ATGAGTGAGACGAAGCCTCCCTCGCGCAAGAAGAAGGGCGACCTGGAGGTGCGCGTGCGGCGCATCCATCGCCGCGACCTCAACCGGACGTGGGAGTTCCTCAAGCTCGTCTTCCGGGACGTCAACCGCGAGACGGTCGAGTACCAGCGGCCCCGCTCCAAGCGGCGCTTCCTCGAGGTGTACACCTCGGAGTGGATAGAGCAGCTCCTCTACGAGGTGAATGGGGAGATCGTCGGCTACTCCGAGTGCGCCTTCGAGGCCACCGGCGACGACAACTGGGTCAACCCCCGCTGGTTCGAGAAGCGCGGCATGCGGCCCCTCTTCGTCGAGGAGCTCGCCGTGCACCCGGACTACCAGGGCCGTGGCGTGGGCAGCTTCATCATGGAGCAGCTCCAGCACCTGGCGCGCACCCGGGGCTGCACCCACCTGGTGCTCGAGGTGGCCGAGAACAACGAGTCCGCGCTCTCCTGGTACCGCACCCGTAACTTCTACAAGCTGGACGCCGCCATCTTCCTCGCCCAGAAGGTGCCCGGCGAGCCGGACCTGCTCCCCCCTCGCCGCATCAAGCCCCGCCCCACCCATCCGACGGGAGGCGCGCCCACCACCGGCCTCATGCCCGAGGAGGTCAGCGGCCCCGCCCTGCTCGGCAAGAAGCCCCGGGCCCCGCGCGCGGCCTCCGGGGGGGCCCGGAAGAAGGCCGCCGCGCCCGCCGAGAAGGCACCGGCGCCGGAACCCGAGGAGTAA
- a CDS encoding excisionase family DNA-binding protein, with translation MIRSRAVQDKGTVDRTGPISAPEEKLADLVELARLMESQGTQRPKLVGPGGETLELPEPVFHLLRQIVTVLAQGDAVTVVPVRKELSSQQAADLLNVSRQYLVRLLDQGAIPYTKTGEHRHIQLNDLLAYKRKRDAQRKAALNELIQMSQDFGGYSECS, from the coding sequence ATGATTCGCTCTCGCGCTGTCCAAGACAAAGGCACGGTGGACCGGACAGGTCCGATCTCTGCTCCAGAGGAAAAGCTGGCTGACCTCGTCGAGCTGGCTCGCCTCATGGAGAGTCAGGGGACACAGCGACCCAAGCTCGTCGGCCCTGGCGGCGAGACTCTCGAGTTGCCCGAACCCGTCTTCCATCTCCTCCGTCAGATCGTCACGGTTCTCGCCCAAGGGGATGCCGTGACCGTCGTGCCCGTGCGCAAGGAACTCAGCTCGCAGCAAGCGGCGGATCTGCTCAACGTGTCACGCCAATACCTGGTCCGGCTGCTCGATCAGGGCGCAATTCCGTATACGAAGACTGGAGAACACCGGCACATCCAGCTCAACGATCTTCTCGCGTACAAGCGGAAGCGCGATGCTCAACGCAAGGCAGCCCTCAACGAACTCATACAGATGAGTCAGGACTTTGGCGGTTATTCCGAGTGCAGTTGA
- a CDS encoding methyl-accepting chemotaxis protein, with protein MTFKQKAALLPVVATVFLLAILGLSLAISRDAARLGQRIAEGYAPALASVRSLEGLVSSLRWDLRDAYSARDPERLASMRELAKSFEETLAREAGNPVLEESRRQTLREAFGAFWTQGQRAVELAARQDAGAEDAFQQALVRHSTLQQLLLGTGEWAQGALRSSFEEMAQLQQRRQRWTTTLVVLCILSLAGLSSWLARGVVGPLTRLTEVTTRIATEGDLTQRIDVHSEDELGQLARGIEALVTRLRTVPLTLQGVVVELTQATKRLTEASQGQLNFLSHQSRSLSEAGTTMSEIAQTSNLAASRAEMVLRVAAQADQFSTSGRQSIESSAQGLQQLRARVEALMRSVAHLSEQAARAGEIIGSVRDLADQSNVLALNASIEAARAGEEGRSFAVVAREMRALSGQSVQSTQRIGKILLEINQAIRRAVSIAEQDSQEMEAGITQVLTSADKLREITTVVHESSQAAKQIVASVTQQNAGIAQMTDVMTTLSQMMGDVVESTMSAEEAVVQVNATLERLKQVVSSFRV; from the coding sequence ATGACGTTCAAGCAGAAGGCCGCGCTCCTGCCGGTGGTGGCCACCGTCTTCCTCCTCGCCATCCTCGGCCTCTCCCTGGCGATCAGCCGGGACGCGGCGCGGCTGGGCCAGCGCATCGCCGAGGGGTATGCCCCCGCGCTCGCCTCGGTGCGGAGCCTGGAGGGCCTGGTGTCCTCGCTGCGGTGGGATCTGCGGGACGCGTACTCGGCCCGGGACCCGGAGCGGCTGGCGTCGATGCGCGAGCTGGCGAAGTCCTTCGAGGAGACGCTGGCGCGCGAGGCGGGCAACCCCGTGCTGGAGGAGTCCCGGCGCCAGACGCTGCGAGAGGCCTTCGGTGCCTTCTGGACGCAAGGGCAGCGGGCGGTGGAGCTGGCGGCGCGGCAGGACGCGGGAGCGGAGGACGCCTTCCAGCAGGCGCTGGTGCGTCACTCGACGTTGCAGCAGTTGCTGTTGGGCACGGGCGAGTGGGCCCAGGGAGCGCTGCGCTCCTCCTTCGAGGAGATGGCCCAGCTGCAGCAGCGGCGGCAGCGGTGGACGACCACGCTGGTGGTGCTGTGCATCCTGTCGCTGGCGGGGCTCTCGTCCTGGCTGGCGCGGGGCGTGGTGGGGCCGCTTACCCGGCTGACGGAGGTGACCACGCGCATCGCCACCGAGGGAGACCTCACGCAGCGCATCGACGTGCACTCCGAGGACGAGCTCGGTCAGCTGGCGCGGGGCATCGAGGCGCTGGTGACGCGGCTGCGCACGGTGCCGCTGACGTTGCAGGGGGTGGTGGTGGAGCTGACGCAGGCGACGAAGCGGCTCACCGAGGCGAGCCAGGGACAGTTGAACTTCCTCAGCCACCAGTCGCGGAGCCTGTCCGAGGCGGGCACGACGATGAGTGAGATCGCCCAGACGTCGAACCTGGCGGCGAGCCGCGCGGAGATGGTGCTGAGGGTGGCGGCGCAGGCGGACCAGTTCAGCACCTCGGGGCGGCAGTCCATCGAGAGCAGCGCGCAGGGGTTGCAGCAGCTGCGGGCGCGGGTGGAGGCGCTGATGCGCAGCGTGGCGCACCTGTCGGAGCAGGCGGCGCGCGCCGGGGAGATCATCGGCAGCGTGCGCGACCTGGCGGACCAGTCGAACGTGCTGGCGCTCAACGCCTCCATCGAGGCGGCGCGCGCGGGCGAGGAGGGGCGCAGCTTCGCGGTGGTGGCGCGGGAGATGCGGGCGCTCAGTGGCCAGTCGGTGCAGAGCACGCAGCGCATCGGGAAGATCCTCCTGGAGATCAACCAGGCCATCCGGCGCGCGGTGTCCATCGCCGAGCAGGACAGCCAGGAGATGGAGGCGGGAATCACCCAGGTGCTCACGTCGGCGGACAAGCTGCGGGAGATCACCACGGTGGTGCACGAGAGCAGCCAGGCGGCCAAGCAGATCGTCGCGTCGGTGACGCAGCAGAACGCGGGCATCGCGCAGATGACGGACGTGATGACCACGCTGTCGCAGATGATGGGCGACGTGGTGGAGTCGACGATGAGCGCGGAGGAGGCGGTGGTGCAGGTGAACGCGACGCTCGAGCGGCTGAAGCAGGTGGTCTCCAGCTTCCGCGTCTAG
- a CDS encoding protease complex subunit PrcB family protein → MRDRIGVMAATPVLGLLLSCAAGSASPGGSSLQVSRALSVEPLMCSSCTGDIARMERAREVIEDAATFRKAFLDSAHEGTEVPEVDFSRFVVVAVWMGQQSNCGSEISITGARETGSQVEVDVRTTLSGNCPSADAISYPFCFVRVERVAKPYVFQEKTETRVCE, encoded by the coding sequence ATGCGCGACAGGATCGGGGTCATGGCCGCGACGCCCGTGCTGGGCCTGTTGCTCTCGTGCGCGGCGGGCTCCGCGAGCCCGGGCGGGAGCTCGCTCCAGGTGTCTCGCGCTCTGTCCGTCGAGCCCCTGATGTGCTCGAGCTGTACCGGCGACATCGCCCGGATGGAGCGGGCGCGCGAGGTCATCGAGGACGCGGCGACCTTCCGCAAGGCGTTCCTCGACTCCGCCCATGAAGGGACGGAGGTGCCCGAGGTCGACTTCTCGCGGTTCGTCGTCGTCGCCGTGTGGATGGGACAGCAGTCGAACTGCGGCTCGGAGATATCCATCACCGGCGCGAGGGAGACCGGGAGCCAGGTGGAGGTCGACGTGAGGACCACCCTCTCAGGGAACTGCCCCTCGGCCGATGCGATCTCCTACCCCTTCTGCTTCGTCAGGGTGGAGCGGGTGGCCAAACCCTATGTCTTCCAGGAGAAGACCGAGACGCGCGTCTGCGAGTGA
- a CDS encoding rhodanese-like domain-containing protein has protein sequence MSALYEKGTPHADGYRDVDVGTVAMWHAEVRLVDVREPSEFDGLLGHITGAELVPLRMVEEKAGNWPRDSELVMVCRSGGRSAKAAAQLARRGFNRVMNMRGGMLAWNEAELPAVRAAPPPALGVPDVLDELLAWMREQGGTTPASSPHVLLETHGGQHARLLSVLELMQMAGQVAAKDPGALDRVLRECRDRLAVARPEVRAK, from the coding sequence ATGAGCGCCTTGTACGAGAAGGGCACCCCTCACGCGGATGGCTACCGGGACGTGGACGTGGGCACCGTCGCGATGTGGCATGCCGAGGTCCGGCTGGTGGACGTGCGCGAGCCGTCCGAGTTCGACGGCCTCCTGGGCCACATCACGGGAGCGGAGCTCGTGCCCCTGCGGATGGTGGAGGAGAAGGCCGGCAACTGGCCTCGGGACTCGGAGCTGGTGATGGTGTGCCGCTCCGGGGGCCGCTCGGCGAAGGCCGCCGCGCAGCTCGCGCGCCGGGGCTTCAACCGGGTGATGAACATGCGCGGGGGGATGCTCGCGTGGAACGAGGCGGAACTGCCCGCGGTCCGGGCCGCGCCCCCTCCCGCCCTCGGCGTGCCGGACGTGCTCGACGAGCTGCTCGCATGGATGCGGGAGCAGGGAGGAACCACGCCCGCCTCGTCCCCGCACGTGCTGCTCGAGACGCACGGCGGCCAGCACGCGCGGCTCCTCTCGGTGCTCGAGCTGATGCAGATGGCCGGCCAGGTGGCGGCAAAGGACCCCGGCGCTCTGGACCGGGTGCTGCGCGAGTGCCGCGACCGGCTCGCCGTGGCCCGCCCGGAGGTCCGCGCCAAATGA
- a CDS encoding MBL fold metallo-hydrolase: MLFRQLFDQETWTYTYLIGDETTHEAALIDPVLEQVERDLKVVTELGLKLTRVLETHVHADHVTGAGKLRELTGARVAASPSGAPCVDQQVKDGDVLTLGGLSIQVLATPGHTDDSLSFRVGNKLFTGDALLIRACGRTDFQNGNAGQLYDSITGKLFTLPDDTEVYPGHDYAGLTMSTIGEEKRHNPRFAGRSREAFIEFMNNRKLAPPKKLDVAVPANRSCGKPAPQAQA; this comes from the coding sequence ATGCTCTTCCGACAGCTGTTCGACCAGGAGACGTGGACGTACACCTATCTCATCGGAGACGAGACCACGCACGAGGCGGCGCTCATCGATCCGGTGCTGGAGCAGGTGGAGCGGGACCTGAAGGTGGTAACGGAGCTGGGCCTGAAGCTGACGCGGGTGCTGGAGACGCACGTGCACGCGGACCACGTCACCGGGGCAGGCAAGCTGCGCGAGCTGACGGGAGCGCGGGTGGCGGCCAGTCCCTCGGGAGCGCCGTGCGTGGACCAGCAGGTGAAGGATGGAGACGTGCTGACACTGGGAGGCCTGAGCATCCAGGTGCTCGCCACGCCGGGGCACACCGATGACAGCCTGAGCTTCCGGGTGGGCAACAAGCTCTTCACCGGAGACGCGCTGCTCATCCGCGCCTGTGGCCGCACCGACTTCCAGAACGGCAACGCGGGCCAGCTCTACGACTCCATCACCGGAAAGCTCTTCACCCTCCCCGACGACACCGAGGTGTACCCGGGCCACGACTACGCGGGCCTGACGATGAGCACGATTGGCGAGGAGAAGCGCCACAACCCGAGGTTCGCGGGCCGGAGCCGCGAGGCGTTCATCGAGTTCATGAACAACCGCAAGCTGGCCCCGCCCAAGAAGCTCGACGTGGCGGTGCCCGCCAACCGCTCGTGCGGCAAACCCGCGCCCCAGGCCCAGGCGTGA
- a CDS encoding HAMP domain-containing sensor histidine kinase: protein MRLRDKLLLAQAPLALALLLVGVLGVNTLGRLGRAGQDILADNYRSVLAMQRTLEHLERMDAAALFIVAGERRRGQEQAEAQLQPLEEELKVQERNLTESGEAEATRRLRETWTRYRSGYEAFLALDSPERARQAYFESLAPAFQEAREATQDILALNQDAMVRKSDALRRQSRRVNTLMVTAVVVALVGGLLASASLTQRALRPVSVLSQAVRRLGQGDLATRAVVEGRDEISQLAQDFNAMAEALQRYRRSSLGELLQAQSASQAAIDSLPDPVVVFGLDGSVLNVNRAAEEGLRLSLEVGGGALGQVAPEVREVLERVRVHVLGGKGPYLPRGYEEAVRVEGPEGDRWLLPRGSPVYGEGGGVVGATVLLQDVTRLRRFDELKNDLVATVAHEFRTPLTSLRMAIHLCLEEVAGPITEKQADLLSAAREDCERLQGIVDDLLDLSRLQAGRLVLEVREVSTEAVLEAALAPHRGAAEERGVRLASEQEPELERVEADPERLQLVLSNLVANAVRHTSHGGEVVVRARRDGERVRFEVADTGEGIAPEHQQRVFEKFYRVPGGTTGGAGLGLSIAQEIVQAHGGEMGLSSQPGVGSTFWFTLPQVEVPRPS, encoded by the coding sequence ATGAGGTTGCGCGACAAGTTGCTGTTGGCCCAGGCGCCGTTGGCGCTCGCGCTGCTGCTGGTGGGAGTGCTGGGCGTCAACACGCTCGGCCGGCTGGGGCGCGCGGGGCAGGACATCCTCGCGGACAACTACCGCAGTGTGCTGGCCATGCAGCGCACCCTCGAGCACCTGGAGCGCATGGACGCCGCCGCCCTCTTCATCGTCGCGGGCGAGCGGCGGCGGGGGCAGGAGCAGGCGGAAGCGCAGCTGCAGCCGCTCGAGGAGGAGTTGAAGGTACAGGAGCGCAACCTCACCGAGTCCGGAGAGGCCGAGGCCACCCGGCGGCTCCGGGAGACCTGGACGCGCTACCGGTCCGGATACGAGGCCTTCCTCGCCCTGGACTCACCCGAGCGGGCGCGCCAGGCCTACTTCGAGTCCCTGGCGCCAGCCTTCCAGGAGGCCAGGGAGGCCACGCAGGACATCCTGGCGCTCAACCAGGACGCCATGGTGCGCAAGAGCGATGCCCTGAGGCGGCAGAGCCGGCGGGTGAACACGCTCATGGTGACGGCGGTGGTGGTGGCGCTGGTGGGGGGCTTGCTGGCCTCGGCGTCGCTGACGCAGCGGGCGCTGCGGCCGGTGTCCGTGCTGTCCCAGGCGGTGCGGCGGTTGGGGCAGGGAGACCTGGCCACCCGGGCGGTGGTGGAGGGACGGGACGAAATCTCCCAGCTGGCCCAGGACTTCAACGCCATGGCCGAGGCGCTGCAGCGCTACCGGCGGAGCTCGCTGGGAGAGCTGCTCCAGGCGCAGTCCGCCTCCCAGGCCGCCATCGACAGCCTGCCGGACCCGGTGGTGGTGTTCGGCCTGGACGGGAGCGTGCTCAACGTCAACCGCGCGGCGGAGGAGGGGCTGCGGCTGTCATTGGAGGTGGGCGGGGGAGCGCTGGGGCAGGTGGCACCGGAGGTGCGCGAGGTGCTGGAGCGGGTGCGGGTGCACGTGCTGGGAGGAAAGGGGCCGTACCTGCCGCGTGGCTACGAGGAGGCAGTGCGGGTGGAGGGGCCGGAGGGAGACCGGTGGCTGCTGCCGCGAGGCAGCCCGGTGTATGGCGAGGGCGGAGGGGTGGTGGGGGCCACGGTGCTGCTTCAGGACGTGACGCGGCTGAGGCGCTTCGACGAGCTGAAGAACGACCTGGTGGCCACGGTGGCGCACGAGTTCCGCACGCCGCTCACCTCGCTGCGCATGGCCATCCACCTGTGCCTGGAGGAGGTAGCGGGGCCCATCACGGAGAAGCAGGCGGACCTGTTGTCCGCGGCGCGCGAGGACTGCGAGCGGCTGCAAGGCATTGTGGATGACTTGTTGGACTTGTCGCGACTGCAGGCGGGGCGGCTGGTGCTGGAGGTTCGAGAGGTCTCCACGGAGGCGGTATTGGAGGCGGCGCTCGCGCCGCACCGGGGGGCGGCGGAGGAGCGGGGCGTGCGGCTGGCCTCGGAGCAGGAGCCGGAGCTGGAGCGGGTGGAGGCGGATCCGGAGCGGTTGCAACTGGTGCTGTCCAACCTGGTGGCCAATGCCGTGCGGCACACGTCGCACGGGGGCGAGGTGGTGGTGCGGGCGAGGCGCGACGGTGAGCGGGTGCGCTTCGAGGTGGCGGACACGGGGGAGGGCATCGCACCGGAGCACCAGCAGCGCGTCTTCGAGAAGTTCTACCGGGTGCCCGGGGGAACCACGGGAGGAGCGGGGCTGGGGCTGTCCATCGCGCAGGAGATCGTCCAGGCGCACGGCGGGGAGATGGGACTGTCGAGCCAGCCCGGAGTCGGCAGCACCTTCTGGTTCACGCTTCCGCAGGTGGAGGTGCCACGGCCATCGTGA
- a CDS encoding saccharopine dehydrogenase family protein — protein sequence MKPSTNTTPRWMLYGATGYTGVLIAEEAVRRGHKPVLAGRSREKLAPLASRLGLDMVAVSLDDARGLVSALEGLPLVVHAAGPFVHTSEPMVQACLAAGAHYLDITGEIPVFENTFRHDAEAKGRGVVLMSGVGFDVVPTDCLARHVAEKLPGAHELDLAIGGVAHASAGTAKSMLEALPTGAAVRRGGHLQPWPMGQGVRRVRFSDRERTAIPIPWGDLVTAWHSTGIPNITTYMAQPAIAARTLRYAFPVLQRVLAAEPVRQRVAKLIETRVQGPDESLRQRARAQVWAQARSPDGRQAEAWLETPEAYAFTASAVVRSVEEVLAGERRGAFTPAQAFGADFVLSIEGVHRMESYS from the coding sequence GTGAAACCTTCGACGAACACGACTCCCCGTTGGATGCTGTACGGCGCCACCGGCTACACCGGCGTCCTCATCGCCGAGGAGGCGGTGCGCCGCGGACACAAGCCGGTGCTCGCCGGCCGCTCCCGCGAGAAGCTCGCGCCCCTGGCCTCGCGGCTCGGCCTGGACATGGTGGCGGTGAGCCTCGATGACGCGCGCGGCCTGGTGTCCGCCCTGGAGGGCCTCCCGCTCGTGGTGCATGCCGCCGGCCCCTTCGTGCACACCAGCGAGCCCATGGTGCAGGCCTGCCTCGCCGCGGGCGCGCACTACCTCGACATCACCGGGGAGATTCCCGTCTTCGAGAACACCTTCCGCCATGACGCCGAGGCGAAGGGCCGCGGCGTGGTGTTGATGTCCGGCGTGGGCTTCGACGTGGTGCCCACCGACTGTCTCGCCCGCCATGTGGCGGAGAAGCTCCCCGGAGCGCACGAGCTGGACCTGGCCATCGGCGGCGTCGCCCATGCGAGCGCCGGCACCGCCAAGTCCATGCTGGAGGCCCTGCCCACCGGTGCGGCCGTGCGCCGCGGGGGCCACCTCCAACCCTGGCCCATGGGCCAGGGCGTGCGCCGGGTGCGCTTCTCGGACCGTGAGCGCACCGCCATCCCCATCCCCTGGGGCGACCTGGTGACGGCGTGGCACTCCACCGGCATTCCCAACATCACCACCTACATGGCGCAGCCCGCCATCGCGGCCCGCACGCTGCGCTATGCCTTCCCCGTCCTCCAGCGCGTGCTGGCGGCGGAGCCGGTGCGCCAGCGGGTGGCGAAGCTCATCGAGACACGGGTGCAAGGGCCGGACGAGTCCCTGCGCCAGCGGGCCCGCGCCCAGGTCTGGGCCCAGGCGCGCTCGCCGGACGGGCGGCAGGCGGAGGCGTGGTTGGAGACGCCCGAGGCCTACGCCTTCACCGCCAGTGCCGTGGTGCGCTCGGTGGAGGAGGTGCTGGCGGGCGAGCGGCGGGGTGCCTTCACGCCAGCCCAGGCCTTCGGGGCCGACTTCGTCCTCTCCATCGAGGGGGTCCACCGCATGGAGTCGTACTCGTAG
- a CDS encoding sigma-54-dependent transcriptional regulator, producing the protein MDTGPVAPVVEPRPMRVLVVDDERNIRTTLRMCLEGLGCEVREAPTAEAALAALAQGPADLAFVDLRLGTASGLDLLPRLLAESPTLDVVLITAYATFDTAVEAVKRGARDYLPKPFTPAQIRHLVEKARAHRELSSQLGNLEGQLAQSVPEATLETASPAMHAALALVTRAAASDAAVLLRGESGTGKGVLARALHSMSARRRRPFVTVNCPTLSEQLLSSELFGHVRGAFTGAVRDQPGRVEQAEGGTLFLDEVAEMSPALQAQLLRFLQEKQFERLGEGRTRRADVRVVAATNRDLEKDVAAGHFREDLLYRLNVIEVKLPSLRERREDILPLARRFVAFFARTAQRPPPELSPATEKMLLAYPWPGNVRELRNALERAIIMWPAEVLEPQAFPERIAAATGSGVALGGPHTLEEVEREHILRVMASVPTLDEAAHILGIDASTLWRKRKKYESAPG; encoded by the coding sequence ATGGACACCGGACCTGTCGCGCCCGTGGTGGAGCCGCGCCCCATGCGGGTGCTGGTGGTGGACGACGAGCGGAACATCCGCACCACGCTGCGCATGTGCCTGGAGGGGCTCGGCTGCGAGGTACGCGAGGCCCCCACCGCCGAGGCCGCGCTCGCCGCGCTCGCCCAGGGGCCGGCCGACCTGGCCTTCGTGGACCTGCGCCTGGGCACCGCCAGCGGGTTGGACCTGCTCCCCCGCCTGCTCGCCGAGTCCCCCACCCTGGATGTCGTCCTCATCACCGCGTACGCCACCTTTGATACCGCCGTGGAAGCGGTGAAGCGCGGGGCACGTGACTACCTGCCCAAGCCCTTCACTCCCGCGCAGATACGGCACCTCGTGGAGAAGGCGCGGGCCCACCGGGAGCTGAGCTCGCAGCTGGGCAACCTGGAGGGGCAGCTCGCCCAGTCCGTGCCCGAGGCCACGCTGGAGACGGCCTCGCCCGCCATGCACGCGGCCCTCGCGCTCGTCACCCGGGCGGCGGCCTCGGACGCGGCGGTGCTGCTGCGCGGGGAGAGCGGAACGGGCAAGGGAGTGCTCGCGCGGGCGCTGCACTCGATGAGCGCGCGGCGCCGCCGGCCCTTCGTCACCGTCAACTGCCCCACCCTCTCCGAGCAGCTCCTGTCCAGCGAGCTCTTCGGCCACGTGCGAGGGGCCTTCACCGGAGCGGTGAGGGACCAGCCGGGCCGGGTGGAGCAGGCCGAGGGGGGCACGCTCTTCCTCGACGAGGTGGCGGAGATGAGCCCCGCGCTGCAGGCGCAGTTGCTGCGCTTCCTGCAGGAGAAGCAGTTCGAGCGGCTGGGCGAGGGGCGCACGCGCCGGGCGGACGTGCGGGTGGTGGCGGCCACGAACCGGGATTTGGAGAAGGACGTGGCCGCGGGCCACTTCCGGGAGGACCTGCTCTACCGGCTCAACGTCATCGAGGTGAAGCTGCCGTCGCTGCGCGAGCGGCGCGAGGACATCCTCCCGCTGGCGAGGCGCTTCGTGGCCTTCTTCGCGCGGACGGCGCAGCGGCCACCACCGGAACTGTCCCCGGCGACGGAGAAGATGCTGCTGGCGTACCCGTGGCCGGGCAACGTGCGAGAGCTGCGCAACGCCCTGGAGCGGGCGATCATCATGTGGCCGGCGGAGGTGCTGGAGCCGCAGGCGTTCCCGGAGCGGATTGCGGCGGCGACGGGCTCGGGGGTGGCGCTGGGCGGGCCGCACACGCTGGAGGAGGTGGAGCGCGAGCACATCCTCCGGGTGATGGCGAGTGTCCCCACGCTGGACGAGGCGGCACACATCCTCGGCATCGACGCGTCCACGCTGTGGCGCAAGCGCAAGAAGTACGAGTCCGCGCCCGGCTGA
- a CDS encoding sulfite exporter TauE/SafE family protein: MMALGIAASLLIGVLLGLLGGGGSILTVPLLVYILGVEPKTAIAMSLVVVGLTSASAAVMHARAGRVRWRTALVFGAGGMLGAFLGGRVARFLPSGVLLLLFAAVMLAAAVAMLRRKETPPPSDVPADEPVRLPVPRVLAQGAAVGVLSGLVGAGGGFLIVPALVLVGLPTPIAMATSLVVISLQCAAGLLGHLGHVDLPWGLTTAVLATAIAGSFLGGRLAGRVSPGSLRKGFGGFVLGTACFMVAKQMPASVRERFTPLLATPWPWLGLVGMVGAVALPWALLSRGGWGRSGSERRG; the protein is encoded by the coding sequence ATGATGGCGCTCGGCATCGCCGCCTCGCTGCTCATCGGCGTGTTGCTGGGACTGCTGGGCGGCGGCGGCTCCATCCTCACCGTGCCCCTGCTGGTCTACATCCTCGGCGTCGAGCCGAAGACGGCCATCGCCATGTCCCTGGTGGTGGTGGGCCTCACCAGTGCCTCGGCCGCCGTGATGCACGCTCGCGCGGGCCGGGTGCGCTGGCGCACCGCCCTCGTCTTCGGCGCCGGGGGCATGTTGGGGGCCTTCCTCGGCGGGCGCGTGGCCCGGTTCCTCCCCTCGGGCGTCCTGCTGCTCCTCTTCGCCGCCGTCATGCTCGCCGCCGCCGTAGCCATGCTGCGGCGCAAGGAGACCCCGCCCCCGAGCGATGTGCCCGCGGACGAACCCGTACGACTGCCCGTGCCGCGCGTGCTGGCCCAGGGAGCCGCCGTGGGGGTGCTGTCGGGACTGGTGGGCGCGGGAGGCGGCTTCCTCATCGTGCCCGCGCTCGTGCTGGTGGGGCTGCCCACGCCCATCGCCATGGCGACCTCGCTCGTCGTCATCTCGCTCCAATGCGCCGCGGGGCTGCTCGGACACCTGGGGCACGTGGACCTGCCGTGGGGGCTCACCACCGCCGTGCTCGCCACCGCCATCGCGGGCAGCTTCCTCGGTGGACGGCTCGCGGGCCGCGTCTCTCCAGGCTCGCTGCGCAAGGGGTTCGGCGGGTTCGTGCTTGGCACGGCGTGCTTCATGGTCGCGAAGCAGATGCCCGCGTCGGTGCGCGAGCGCTTCACCCCGCTCCTGGCGACTCCCTGGCCCTGGTTGGGACTCGTGGGAATGGTGGGCGCCGTGGCTCTGCCCTGGGCGCTTTTGTCTCGCGGTGGCTGGGGACGGTCCGGCTCGGAGCGGCGGGGTTGA